The genomic window TTGGATACGTAGCTCAGTTTgtaacaacaaacaaaacaagtgTCAAAacacacttgcaatggaagtctatggggcaaccaTTGTGCACTTGcgccattgacttccattataagtacTAACTatgaatgcttattttatttgttttaaaaaaacggAGTTTcgaatattttctgtggtaatcaacagcatacCACAATCTTGATCTgaacctggaatactcctttGAAACATCAAAATGCATAATGGTATAGTTCAAACTGGGGAACGATAGGGTAATATGGTAAACGTTATTCTCAAAACATGAGCATTAGGTCTCAGTGTAGATGTGTTTCTCCATCTTCAGCGGTTGATCGAAGTTAAAAAAGGAGCTAGTAGCGCACATTGAATAAATACAAAACGACTTGAGTCCTGGGATAAGGGAGAACCCTGGCCAACAGTAACAGAAGAAAACACCTCAAATTcgaacaaaaaaatgaaattgcgTAACAAATGGCTTTCTAGAGATGTCAAGACACAGCAAACTCATTGGGCCTCATGCATGAAAATATCTGTAGAAAATAGTTCGTAATAAGGTTccaacataaaaacattttacataaagaaTGCTTTAACGAACAAATCAAATAAGAAAATTTATGTAACAATGGGCCTTGTTCATGAAACGTAACAAAACAAATCtctgtgtaaattgttcgtaaacCACTGTTACGCAAAATTGTCTGTTTTACgtacaatttacacagaaatggtatTACGTGAATTGCTTAAAATCATTTATAAGAATGGTATTATGaaagatttacacagaaatttgtaaTGGTCGATTTTCATGAAAGAGGTGTATTACTTAAATTGCCACATTGAACTGACAGCACAAATTGACGTCGTGTGTCATGAATAAGGCCTAATGATTGGTCGCAACAATGACAGAGTGGACGATaagctttaaaaatgttatgaaaaCAAATATATGAGCTTTTGCGCAATGGCTGACCAAGTTTTTTGGAGCATACTATCATGTTATTTCCCTGGGCGAGCGCCAACCCTACTAGTTGGAAAATGGGCTTCCCTTGAGATTATATATGCTACTCATAAATAAACTCGGACACATTTTACTCaataatatatatagatatatatgatCACAAGTTCTGGGGAAATGTCCTTTGTGATATGGAAATCATaggcaaaaaaaatataaaaaaacctTTCAAACCATTGAGCCAGGCCAcaagaaacacaaaaaaaaaaattactagaaacaaaccaaaaaaaaaaaaaaaaaaaaaagccaaaaaggaAAAGAGTGTAAAGGGAAAGAGAAGGGGAAGTTGTTAATCACATGGCTAATCTTCCCCGGATGGAGCCTCCTCTGAGCCATCTTCTTCCTCTTCATCTTCCTCATCCTCAGGGGCGTCTTCCTTTGTCTTTTTGGGAGGAGACTCTTTCTTCTCCACCTCATCTTCTTCCTCGTCTTCCAGAGGGCTTTCGGGTTCTTCATCGTCTTTGGGCGAGGATTTCTCCAGTGCTTTAGCTGCGCTGGGGCGACCCTTCCCTTTACCTTTTGCAGGGCTGGGGTTCACTAATGGACAAACAAACAGCGAGAGTGTTTACCAGAATGTACTCCTACTGGCTTAGTGCATAGCTGCAAACATCGCATTGTGTTTGGGGGGGGATACAGGGTTCGTATGttagccggtggagtttctggtgcccccctagggtaagatgggaTTAGATGCactacgcagactgcataatatgcataAAGTGGCAGTACCAGTCAGTAATACTTcactgaagatgaataataccaagaaatgtattcagatggtcccttaccacatcctccacagttttagcaataaatgctttttgaattaCTAATAAAACATGCATATACTTTCCTCACCCATGActtctaaaaattataattatttctatttcttcgaTTATTTATCTTATGCAaacatctgtgttggtttatatgtatttttaaatgtttttatttactttattttaattatttcttttttaccttaacctgtacttcttgtctttatgactcagtgataaaattcattgttggatctgtgtaattttgtatatcttattgaaccttctgtttttttaaataaataaaaaaatccagttttaagtgtggacttttcagacggcccCTTAaaacaccctccacagtattagcacgtttcagcacaatgCGTGGACTTTTTAGGCGAtcccttacccaccatatgaaaaatgttgaacttatatcagtgttaaattaacgatctggaacgatttcgctgtgacaccatctgaccagcttacagGACAAATTGCATCTCGTACAGATTCGATACGGgacacatcatttcatatttaaatacgggatgatcccATATTAtatgggacgggtggcaaccctacctacaggtctaatacattctcatgagcaaagtgtggatgcggaAAACCATACGTTTACCGGGAGAAACTGTAAATCAGGAGGAGAGGTGGAAAAAACAGGGGAAACCTAGTAAAATTGGGAGTGTTGGCAGGCATGGCTTTGTGCAAGGCTGTTTACACAAAACTGCATTAAACTTTGGCATCTTTTGGTCAAAAAAAAGTGTCAAAGTGTGTCTGCCTAAAAACTTTACCGGTTTTTAAACTCAAGAGATTCAGgataaaaatatgtttaactgattgataatttaaacaaatgaaattaaggtatagttcagccaaaaatgaaaatcctgtcattagCTCCTTATCCTTAAAGTTGTTttaaacacgtatgactttctgtcgtggaacacaaaaggggatttcTGCATAATttctaggggtgtaacgattcatcgatcgcgatccaataaccaacgataCAATGTTATCGACAACGTGTAAATATCGATAGACATTtatttaagatgcacctttattttaatactctcatgtcagccacgtccatacacatttccgtcaggcgatgaagcaaccttatcatattaatttcattttatgagcgctaaatacgcttttcatgtgggacacatATGTGCgtgggtctttgaagccaaattgcgctCTGCTGTCCATGCGCACATGTCAACCAGGCTTCCCGCGAAACgcgagctccagaccagtgacaggatcagtgcgagtACATCAACTGGGTGCTCCTTAAAATGTGAcctcgtgacaaacgcagagcggctcacatgcgtgattaattcgggcttccatcaaTACTGTTGCGCATGAGACCCATTTGAAATTTAcaagagaatttgctatttaaaagttcAACCATGTGATACATCTTGACAAcgctgacattctgaacagcactaatgagggaaagagaaacaccggCTCAGCTTCAGCATCAGTTAAAAGATTTTatacatctacacatcaacaccctgacttttttttttttttttccctaatttggaatgcccaattcccaatgcgcttttaagtcctcgtggtcgcacagtgactcacctcaatccgggtggcggaggacgaatcccagctgcctctgcgtctgagaccgtcaaccagcgcatcttatcacgtggcttgttgagcgcgttgccacggaaacATAGCGTGTGTGGTGGCTTCACGCTCAACTCACGACGcgtcccactgagagcgagaactacattattgcgaccacgaggaggttaccccatgtgactctaccctccctagcaaccgggccaatttggttgcttaggagacctggctggagtcactccgcacgccctgagattcgaactagcgaactccaggggtggtagccagcgtctttaccactgagctacccaggcccccaccaacacccttactaacatttatcccagttaactgtaataGAATTATTCATTACAACTCTGGAAGTTGTAACCAAGAAAACAgcggatagcacggatagttggaaacaagtcatgggtaagtactttgaattggattcaactgaaaaataagctgtaatcaaatgattgatgatcacttgtgtgtgacgttattttttatattattatctgtatgattttttttcaacatctgaagtctcttgttttgttgtggatgtcccaatgtggatactaaatttgtgcatttcagagagctcaataaaatattcaaattatagtttggttgcatttgtggccaacatttttttaattgattgtgtaaaataggcacataatatcggaacattgatcgcagggccctgaatcgaatcaaatcgaaattgtggtagactttgaagtatctgcaaatatcggatcgcaagccaggagaatcgatataagatcgtataGTGATGAAACGTCcaagccactcttttccatagaatgaaaattgatgttttttatattatatctTCCAATGAAatattctgaagccatactataGTTTTGTGAAAGCAACAGACTGAAAtagaagtcgttattcactgaaaatctttccttCCACCATGGCTCTCAAATTTAATTTGAGTCACATAATTAATGCTAATTAATAATTACTAATCATGCTCAAACataattagtggtcgaccaatatgggttttacAATGTTCGATTCCgatactgatatctagagagcagggtggctgatagatatataatttttttttttacaaactatgGGATGAGCTATAGTTTtctgtagggctgggtattgatattccgattcacaagctctcgattggATATCGACTCGTGTGTATATTTTGGTAACATTTGCTTACATATAATAAACAAAATTACTGATATATTTTCATTAGTTTTAcatcatattggtcacattttagttttgataaaaaacaaaaaaaaaaaacagttaagatCAGAAGATCAGGATTctttggaaaatctatatttttacataATCCTAGATTAGTATTCCcagaacaacaaaaacattttaaacatgctTTGTGAGTCAACCAACAAACTAAGTACACAAAGATTACACTCTCTTTACTTAATGCATGCACAGtggccaaaaaagtatttggacaccaaggccacactaaaaatcaccttgacaccagttgattaaaagtgaatgcaaaaaatggctcagaaaagtgtagttttgagaaaagctcgagcatcatttgtttgcagatgccacttggtttagtATTTTGTTAtcgaatgcaatgacattcagacattttaagtgtgacttaagtgttcaaatactttttgttttggGGACACTGTAACTCCTTTATCTTTAAAGTGCCAGTGGCTACCTGTGGCCTTAAGACGGGGTTTAGGAgacttcttttctttcttctccacTTTCCTTCCTCTTTGGATCACTTTTTTGCCTTTCTTTTTAGAGCGTCCGTAGTCACTGTCATCATCGTCATCAACCATGAAGTCTTCGTCGCTGCCTGACTCTTCTGCAACAGAGAAAATGGTAAATGTAAACTAGACATTTacttttcctgaagaaaatgagTGGTAGTTTGACCATGCATAAGTTGTTGATGAGAAGATGCTTGTTAGGGTGTTGGTAGTAGGGCTGggttaaaaatattgatttcacGATGCATCACAATATTGGTATCGATTCCTAAACTCCAAGAACTATCTTTTActcaaccctctacaatgcaagtTAAGTGACTTATATGGGACCAAATTCTGatctatgcgactaaaaatgtctgtcatGAGACATTGGCTGGTAAACAAATCaatctacaaatcaatgtaaatacttgtaaatggtacaaattatgcatgtgtacaataaacatgtaaaatatGTACGCAATATAATTCTGTATATGAAATTTTAAGACATGATATTTATTGATGGCACATGGAATATCATATGTACATTTTAGAaagataaaatgtgacaaatgaaaaactaatgattaaATAAGAACTGGAAGattcatatttttgtaatgtacaaaGTTAGGTCTCCTGtagaattaacagcattagctgagggAGAATTTATTTTCTATGCAAGCAAAACGGACATTATAACCAAAATATACCccaaaatctgtatcaatacccagccctagttgttAGGGTTTTTATTTGCGAGGTTACAGTTAAAGCTAGACACTCACGGTCTACGAACTGCTGTTCTTCCTCATCTTTATCCTCATCCTCACTGCCTCCATCTCCCAGCAGGATTTCTCTCTGTTTAGACACAGCCTTCGATGCAGCCTGCCTCACCTGTCTGGGTTTCCTGCTCACTTCTTTATCATCATCACTGTCATCTGCAGAGAAATAAACATGCACATCAACAACAACATGCACCCCAACAGTTGGAACTTAATTGGGATCGTtctaaacccatataactttcttcttcagtagaaaacaaaaggagatgttagcaaCAATGATATCCTCAGTATATCATTAATAAatataaagtgaatggtgactttttgggtcaactattcctttatggcTAATAGTCAAAAGTCATGGTCACCATTTTTGTTGTTGCTTACCTCCACCTCGTTTCCTCTTCAGTGACCGTTTGCCCGGCTTCTCCACCTTTGCTTTCTTTGCCTTTTTGACTTTTTTATCATCATAGTCACTTCCTCCATCTTCCTCCTCTCCAAAGTTGTTGTCTTCATCACTACCCAAGTCATCTAACAGACAATATAACTTTAGAACTGAATAATTTTTTATGAATCTTTATGGATCAAATTTCAATGAAACAATCGCAATTTACCCGCAGAATCATTTTTGGATTTGGAGAGTTTGTCATCTGAATCCTCACTGCAAAACAACAGAGAAAGACTCAATTGTAGGTTATCAGAAATGTCAGATTGATCTTGTCAAAAGAACGCCCTTGTACATGGGATTTATTTGCTAGTTATAATTAACCACCGCTTATGTGGGTCATAGGAAGGAAATGATCTCAAAAAGGTACACTATCCCTGGAGATCAACAAACCAAACTGGTGAATCTCATTAAACCGGTCAAGAACATGTCAAtgaacatttttcttaatcgtgatttacacatttaccgttactacagcataaacactggtttgaagggcggaaccttGGTAATGTTGCCGCCCTGCTGcgaatcatgaacgtggcttcacgattgctgtagcaaagtaaatagtcacagtctaccggcagattaatattgtggaggatgagagtttacgagacttaatgcccaatgcaatgaatatgcaacctatggggagatcAGTGCTCTCAATTAGCCAACCTTCCactgggaaacatttaatgttacttgaattggtgttattttagtgcacttttatctttatactgtggaaggctttgtttggaaagtgTTAGTAAAGCTTTATATTGTTACTTATTGTTTTCTTTcacaagatggaaataaatgcattttgacaggaatagtaatatatatctatctattaggggtgtaacggtacatgtattcgtcccaaaccgt from Myxocyprinus asiaticus isolate MX2 ecotype Aquarium Trade chromosome 35, UBuf_Myxa_2, whole genome shotgun sequence includes these protein-coding regions:
- the LOC127426104 gene encoding nuclear ubiquitous casein and cyclin-dependent kinase substrate 1-like; translation: MARPVRNRKVVNYSQFNESDDGDEDYGKDKETVKKVRAPPREVKHKKPKNSKDDSEDSDDKLSKSKNDSADDLGSDEDNNFGEEEDGGSDYDDKKVKKAKKAKVEKPGKRSLKRKRGGDDSDDDKEVSRKPRQVRQAASKAVSKQREILLGDGGSEDEDKDEEEQQFVDQESGSDEDFMVDDDDDSDYGRSKKKGKKVIQRGRKVEKKEKKSPKPRLKATVNPSPAKGKGKGRPSAAKALEKSSPKDDEEPESPLEDEEEDEVEKKESPPKKTKEDAPEDEEDEEEEDGSEEAPSGED